In a single window of the Methylococcus sp. Mc7 genome:
- the petA gene encoding ubiquinol-cytochrome c reductase iron-sulfur subunit, translating into MTEGVDSEKRRFLTQAATMIGAVSAGMVAVPFVGSMQPSAKAQAAGAPVDVDIGKLEPGQLIRVLWRGKPVWILRRTQQELDRLATLGEDVLRDPLSKESEQPKAAANPVRALKPEIFVAVGVCTHLGCAPTFRPEVAPADLGPDWPGGFFCPCHGSRFDLAGRVFKGVPAPKNLDIPPYKYLSDTRILVGVAGEEEA; encoded by the coding sequence ATGACAGAAGGCGTCGATTCAGAGAAGCGCCGGTTCCTGACACAAGCCGCAACCATGATCGGTGCCGTCAGCGCCGGCATGGTCGCCGTCCCGTTCGTGGGCTCCATGCAGCCCAGCGCCAAGGCTCAGGCCGCCGGCGCCCCGGTCGACGTCGATATCGGCAAGCTAGAACCGGGCCAGCTCATCCGTGTGCTCTGGCGCGGCAAGCCGGTGTGGATTCTACGCCGGACGCAGCAGGAACTCGACCGTCTGGCAACGCTTGGCGAAGACGTTCTGCGCGATCCCTTGTCCAAGGAATCGGAACAGCCGAAGGCGGCGGCAAATCCCGTGCGTGCGCTCAAGCCCGAGATTTTCGTGGCTGTCGGCGTCTGCACCCATCTGGGCTGTGCCCCGACGTTCCGTCCGGAAGTGGCTCCGGCCGATCTCGGGCCCGACTGGCCCGGCGGCTTTTTCTGCCCTTGCCACGGCTCCCGCTTCGATCTTGCCGGCCGCGTGTTCAAAGGGGTACCGGCGCCCAAGAATCTGGACATCCCACCCTACAAATATCTGAGCGACACCCGGATCCTGGTCGGGGTCGCCGGCGAGGAGGAGGCCTGA
- the hisD gene encoding histidinol dehydrogenase yields the protein MTEVRIKRLDTADADFASQLDRLLAWSESEDAEIHQRVIEIIGRIRREGDAALVELTARFDNFVVDDAGALELPRDALEAAWQALPAEQAKALREAAERIRAYAERQKLESWDYREADGTLLGQQITPLDRVGLYVPGGKAAYPSSVLMNAVPAKVAGVPELVMVVPAPRGELNALVLAAAYISGVDRVFRIGGAQAVAALAYGTETVPRVDKIVGPGNIYVATAKKLVFGQVGIDMVAGPSEILVISDGRTDPDWIAMDLFSQAEHDEDAQAILISPDAAHLEAVQASIERLLPDMERAGVIRTSLERRGGMILVDDLEQAAAVANRIAPEHLELSVESPEILVRSIRNAGAIFMGRYTAEALGDYCAGPNHVLPTSGTARFSSPLGVYDFQKRSSLIYCSADGADSLGRTASLLAWGEGLGAHARSAEYRIRHR from the coding sequence ATGACAGAAGTGAGAATCAAACGGCTGGATACCGCGGATGCGGATTTCGCATCGCAACTGGACCGGCTGCTGGCCTGGAGCGAGAGCGAGGACGCCGAGATCCATCAGCGCGTGATCGAGATCATCGGCCGCATCCGCCGCGAAGGCGATGCGGCCCTGGTGGAGCTTACGGCGCGTTTCGACAATTTCGTCGTGGACGACGCCGGGGCGCTCGAGCTGCCGCGCGATGCGCTGGAAGCGGCCTGGCAGGCGCTGCCCGCCGAACAGGCCAAGGCCCTGCGGGAGGCGGCGGAGCGCATCCGGGCCTATGCCGAGCGGCAAAAGCTCGAGTCCTGGGACTACCGTGAAGCCGACGGCACTCTGCTGGGCCAGCAGATCACGCCGCTCGACCGGGTCGGCCTGTACGTCCCCGGCGGCAAGGCCGCGTATCCTTCCTCTGTGCTGATGAATGCGGTTCCGGCCAAGGTGGCCGGGGTGCCGGAACTCGTCATGGTCGTGCCCGCGCCGCGGGGAGAGTTGAACGCCCTGGTGCTGGCGGCCGCCTACATTTCCGGCGTGGACCGGGTTTTCCGCATCGGCGGTGCGCAGGCGGTCGCCGCCCTGGCCTACGGGACGGAGACGGTGCCCAGGGTCGACAAGATCGTCGGTCCCGGCAACATCTATGTGGCGACCGCCAAGAAGCTGGTGTTCGGCCAGGTGGGAATCGACATGGTCGCGGGCCCTTCGGAGATCCTGGTGATTTCGGACGGACGGACCGATCCGGACTGGATCGCCATGGATCTGTTTTCGCAGGCCGAGCACGACGAGGACGCCCAGGCGATCCTGATCAGCCCGGACGCGGCGCATCTGGAGGCGGTACAAGCGAGCATCGAGCGGCTGCTGCCCGACATGGAGCGGGCCGGGGTCATCCGCACCTCGCTGGAGCGGCGCGGCGGCATGATCCTGGTCGACGATCTGGAGCAGGCGGCGGCGGTCGCCAACCGTATCGCGCCGGAGCATCTGGAGCTTTCGGTGGAGAGCCCGGAAATCCTGGTACGCTCGATCCGCAATGCCGGAGCCATCTTCATGGGGCGTTACACCGCGGAAGCGCTAGGCGATTACTGCGCCGGCCCCAACCACGTCCTGCCGACCTCGGGTACCGCGCGCTTCTCGTCCCCGCTGGGCGTCTACGATTTTCAGAAGCGTTCCAGCCTGATCTACTGTTCGGCGGACGGCGCCGATTCGCTGGGGCGCACCGCTTCGCTGCTGGCGTGGGGCGAGGGGCTGGGAGCGCATGCCCGTTCGGCCGAATATCGGATCAGGCACCGCTGA
- the hisG gene encoding ATP phosphoribosyltransferase has protein sequence MLTIAVSKGRIYEEALPLLAEAGIVPTVDPEKSRKLILPTSRDDVQLVIIRAADVPTYVEYGAADLGIAGKDVLVEYEGEGLYEPLDLGIARCRLMTAGPREMPAASRRLRVATKYVNTAKRFFARRGVQAEVIKLYGSMELAPLVGLADCIVDLVDTGNTLRANGLEPLELIMDISSRLVVNKAAMKMKHGAITELVGHLARIVSERAAREG, from the coding sequence ATGCTGACCATCGCCGTTTCCAAGGGCCGCATTTACGAAGAAGCCCTGCCGCTCCTGGCCGAGGCTGGCATCGTGCCAACGGTGGACCCGGAGAAGAGCCGCAAGCTGATCCTTCCCACCAGCCGGGACGACGTGCAACTGGTCATCATCCGGGCGGCGGACGTGCCCACCTACGTCGAATACGGCGCGGCCGATCTCGGCATCGCCGGCAAGGACGTGCTGGTGGAATATGAAGGCGAGGGGCTCTACGAGCCGCTGGATTTGGGGATAGCGCGCTGCCGGCTGATGACGGCGGGGCCGCGGGAGATGCCGGCTGCCAGCCGCCGCCTGCGGGTTGCCACCAAGTATGTGAACACCGCCAAGCGCTTTTTCGCCCGGCGGGGCGTGCAGGCCGAGGTCATCAAGCTGTACGGCTCTATGGAGCTGGCGCCGCTGGTGGGACTGGCCGATTGCATCGTCGACCTGGTCGACACCGGCAACACCTTGCGTGCGAACGGCCTGGAGCCGTTGGAACTGATCATGGACATCAGCAGCCGCCTGGTGGTGAACAAGGCGGCCATGAAGATGAAGCACGGAGCCATCACGGAACTCGTAGGCCATCTGGCGCGGATCGTTTCGGAACGGGCCGCTCGGGAGGGGTAA
- the murA gene encoding UDP-N-acetylglucosamine 1-carboxyvinyltransferase, whose protein sequence is MDKLLIGGGRPLSGELRISGAKNAALPVLAATLLSDGPVTVGNVPHLHDITTTMELLGRMGLNLLVDEKLNIEVDPSTIQNFFAPYELVRTMRASILVLGPLLARFGRAEVSLPGGCAIGTRPVNLHLEGLAAMGADISVRNGYIYAEAKRLKGCRLVLDQVTVTGTENLMMAAALADGVTIIENAAREPEVVDLANFINAMGGKVSGAGTDVLQIEGVDSLNGEGLNYRILPDRIETGTYLVATAMTGGRVKLKGTRPDLLDAVLAKLEEAGAEIALGEDWIELDMKGRRPQAVSLHTAPYPAFPTDMQAQFTAMNSVAEGVGVITETVFENRFMHVQEMQRMGADIKLESNTAIVKGVSRLTGAPVMATDLRASASLVLAGLVAEGQTKVDRIYHIDRGYECIEEKLAQLGAEIRRVPN, encoded by the coding sequence ATGGATAAACTTCTCATCGGAGGCGGGCGGCCGCTTTCCGGCGAACTGCGGATATCGGGCGCCAAGAATGCCGCCCTGCCGGTTCTCGCGGCAACCCTGCTGTCGGATGGCCCCGTGACCGTGGGCAATGTGCCCCATCTCCACGACATCACGACCACCATGGAGCTGCTCGGCCGCATGGGTTTGAACCTTCTGGTCGACGAAAAGCTGAACATCGAGGTCGATCCGAGTACGATCCAGAATTTTTTCGCGCCATACGAACTGGTCCGTACGATGCGGGCTTCGATTCTGGTGCTGGGGCCGCTGCTGGCCCGTTTCGGCCGGGCGGAGGTGTCGCTGCCGGGCGGCTGCGCCATCGGCACCCGGCCGGTCAATCTCCACCTGGAAGGGCTGGCAGCCATGGGGGCCGACATCAGCGTCCGCAACGGCTACATCTACGCCGAGGCCAAACGCTTGAAAGGCTGCCGGCTGGTGCTGGACCAAGTGACAGTGACGGGTACCGAGAACCTGATGATGGCGGCGGCGCTCGCCGACGGCGTGACCATCATCGAGAACGCGGCGAGGGAGCCGGAGGTGGTCGATCTCGCCAATTTCATCAATGCCATGGGCGGCAAGGTGAGCGGGGCAGGGACGGACGTCCTGCAGATCGAGGGGGTCGATTCGCTGAACGGCGAGGGGTTGAACTACCGCATCCTGCCGGACCGCATCGAAACGGGGACCTACCTGGTCGCCACCGCGATGACCGGCGGCCGCGTCAAGCTCAAGGGAACCCGCCCCGACCTGCTGGACGCGGTCCTCGCCAAGCTGGAGGAGGCCGGCGCGGAAATCGCCTTGGGCGAGGACTGGATCGAACTGGACATGAAAGGGCGGAGGCCGCAGGCGGTGTCGCTGCACACAGCGCCCTACCCGGCGTTTCCCACCGACATGCAGGCCCAGTTCACCGCGATGAACAGCGTTGCCGAGGGTGTGGGCGTCATCACCGAGACGGTATTCGAAAACCGCTTCATGCACGTCCAGGAAATGCAGCGCATGGGGGCCGACATCAAGCTGGAGTCCAACACCGCCATCGTCAAGGGCGTGTCCCGCCTGACCGGCGCACCGGTCATGGCGACCGATCTGCGCGCATCGGCCAGCCTGGTGCTGGCGGGCCTGGTGGCCGAAGGGCAGACCAAGGTCGACCGCATCTACCATATCGACCGCGGCTACGAGTGCATCGAGGAAAAGCTGGCCCAGCTCGGCGCCGAGATCCGCCGGGTGCCGAACTAG
- a CDS encoding lipid asymmetry maintenance protein MlaB: MRPPAGPKRVFALQEEAQGRYSVSGELTYATAPAALKRTLGLFRGQTSVAIDLRKVARADSAGIALLIEWVRLARKSGASLRLENMPAQVENLVRVSGTGVLLAPCSGSASQTMDTELHG, from the coding sequence ATGCGTCCGCCCGCGGGCCCGAAACGCGTTTTCGCCTTGCAGGAGGAGGCCCAAGGGCGGTACTCGGTGAGCGGCGAACTCACTTATGCGACCGCTCCGGCGGCGCTCAAGCGGACCCTCGGGCTGTTTCGCGGGCAGACGAGCGTGGCGATCGATTTGCGCAAGGTGGCGCGCGCCGACAGTGCCGGCATCGCCCTGCTGATCGAATGGGTGAGGCTGGCGCGGAAGAGCGGAGCGTCGCTGCGCCTGGAAAACATGCCGGCCCAGGTCGAGAATCTGGTTCGCGTGTCCGGAACCGGTGTTTTGCTGGCGCCTTGTTCCGGATCGGCATCTCAAACTATGGATACAGAACTACATGGATAA
- the mlaD gene encoding outer membrane lipid asymmetry maintenance protein MlaD, with translation MHSKTIEIWVGIFVALGLASLFLLAMKVSNLSEFETGAEGYRIIARFENVGSLRPRAAVSMGGVRIGRVTAVSFDKGSYEAVVEMRIDRQYDTLPSDTSASILTAGLLGEQYVGLTPGGSDDYLGEGGQIELTQSALVLEEVISRFLFNKAEGEGKSEDKSGKGK, from the coding sequence GTGCATTCGAAAACGATCGAAATCTGGGTGGGGATATTCGTCGCCCTGGGGCTGGCATCGCTGTTCCTGCTCGCCATGAAGGTGAGCAATCTCAGCGAGTTCGAGACTGGCGCGGAAGGCTATAGGATCATCGCGCGGTTCGAGAACGTCGGCAGCCTCCGGCCTCGCGCGGCCGTGTCGATGGGGGGGGTCAGGATCGGACGGGTGACGGCGGTCTCATTCGACAAGGGTTCGTACGAAGCGGTGGTGGAAATGCGCATCGACCGGCAATACGACACCCTCCCCAGCGATACCAGCGCCAGCATCCTGACCGCGGGCCTCCTGGGAGAACAGTACGTCGGCCTCACGCCGGGCGGGAGCGACGACTATCTGGGCGAAGGCGGGCAGATCGAGTTGACCCAGTCGGCTCTCGTCCTGGAGGAGGTCATCAGCCGTTTCCTGTTCAACAAGGCGGAAGGCGAGGGCAAGTCCGAGGACAAATCGGGCAAAGGGAAATAG
- the mlaE gene encoding lipid asymmetry maintenance ABC transporter permease subunit MlaE, whose amino-acid sequence MNTVLKPFQLLGHSALVSVRKLGRAHLFILHVLTGLPGLVARLHLLIVQMYSVGVLSILLIMISGLFVGMVLGLQGYYVLSDFGAEESLGVMVAASLVRELGPVVTALLFAGRAGSALTAEIGLMKATEQLSGMEMMAVDPVKRIIAPRYFAGVVSMPLLAALFSIIGVLGGYFVGVGLLGVDEGAFRSQMQAKIDFDEDIVNGVIKSLVFGAVVTWIAVFEGYDAVPTSEGVSRATTRSVVYSAFAVLGCDFVLTALMFGKD is encoded by the coding sequence ATGAATACCGTGTTGAAGCCGTTCCAGCTTCTCGGCCATTCTGCGCTGGTCAGCGTCCGCAAGCTGGGGCGGGCCCATCTGTTCATCCTGCATGTGCTGACGGGATTGCCAGGGCTGGTCGCGCGGCTGCACCTGCTCATCGTTCAGATGTATTCGGTCGGCGTGCTGAGCATCCTTCTGATCATGATCTCGGGGCTGTTCGTCGGCATGGTGCTCGGCCTGCAGGGCTACTACGTCCTCTCGGATTTCGGCGCGGAAGAGAGCCTGGGCGTGATGGTGGCCGCATCGCTGGTGCGCGAGCTCGGGCCCGTCGTGACGGCGCTCCTGTTCGCGGGTCGGGCCGGCTCCGCCCTGACGGCGGAGATCGGCCTCATGAAGGCGACCGAGCAGCTTTCCGGCATGGAAATGATGGCCGTCGATCCGGTGAAACGGATCATCGCCCCGCGCTATTTCGCCGGCGTGGTGTCGATGCCGCTGCTGGCGGCGCTGTTCAGCATCATCGGCGTGCTCGGCGGCTATTTCGTCGGCGTTGGCCTCTTGGGCGTGGACGAAGGCGCGTTCCGGTCGCAGATGCAGGCCAAGATCGATTTCGACGAGGACATCGTCAATGGCGTCATCAAGAGCCTGGTGTTCGGCGCGGTCGTCACCTGGATCGCGGTATTCGAGGGCTATGATGCCGTGCCGACCTCGGAAGGCGTCAGCCGGGCGACGACGCGGTCGGTGGTCTATTCGGCGTTCGCAGTGCTGGGCTGCGACTTCGTGCTCACAGCCCTGATGTTTGGAAAGGATTGA
- a CDS encoding ABC transporter ATP-binding protein produces MTFQPSDTPALVSIRGLSFSRSGRKIFDKIDLDIPRGKITAIMGPSGTGKTTLLKLIGGQLRPDGGTVRVDGIDVHRLGLDELYALRKRMGMLFQSGALLTDLSVYENVAFPLREHTRLPESMIRTLVLMKLEAVGLRGARDLMPAQLSGGMARRVALARAIVLDPMMIMYDEPFTGQDPISMGVLVQLIHDLNHGLGLTSIVVSHDVQETASIADYVYLISGGKVVGRGTPAEVAQSDSPWIRQFMDGLPDGPVHFHYPSKDYASDLLGFVASR; encoded by the coding sequence ATGACCTTCCAGCCTTCGGACACCCCGGCGCTCGTTTCCATCCGCGGCCTGAGCTTTTCCCGCAGTGGTCGCAAGATCTTCGACAAGATCGATCTCGACATTCCCCGCGGCAAGATCACCGCGATCATGGGACCCAGCGGCACCGGCAAGACCACGCTGCTCAAGCTCATCGGCGGCCAGCTCCGCCCCGACGGCGGCACCGTCCGGGTGGATGGGATCGACGTCCACCGGCTCGGGCTGGATGAGCTTTATGCCCTGCGCAAGCGCATGGGCATGCTGTTCCAGAGCGGGGCGCTGTTGACCGATCTTTCGGTCTACGAGAACGTCGCCTTTCCCTTGCGCGAGCACACCCGTCTGCCGGAGTCCATGATCCGCACCCTGGTGCTGATGAAGCTCGAGGCCGTGGGCTTGCGCGGCGCCCGCGACCTGATGCCGGCCCAACTGTCGGGCGGCATGGCCAGGCGCGTCGCGCTGGCGCGGGCCATCGTGCTCGACCCCATGATGATCATGTACGACGAGCCGTTCACCGGCCAGGACCCCATTTCCATGGGGGTGCTGGTGCAGCTGATCCACGATCTCAACCACGGCCTGGGCCTGACCAGCATCGTGGTGTCGCACGACGTGCAGGAGACCGCCTCCATCGCGGATTACGTTTACCTGATCTCCGGCGGCAAAGTGGTCGGGCGGGGCACGCCGGCGGAAGTGGCACAGTCGGATTCGCCCTGGATCCGGCAGTTCATGGACGGGCTGCCGGACGGCCCGGTCCATTTCCATTATCCTTCCAAGGATTACGCGAGCGATCTGCTGGGTTTCGTGGCGAGCCGATGA
- a CDS encoding DUF2806 domain-containing protein, which translates to MTGSATERLLAAAGAVLGEEGFRVSGDPESVESPGSRALARTAHREAKRQRNIERILELALAGPTETESELPLRPDWMDLFFRLAQDVGEAEAQAFWARVLAKETSAPGFYSRRSLVALSQMDEWELAGFSEYCAFVFAFESGWRFLFDESLTRQEMWSYVRGNDLTQHFIGIGLLAPEPGVLSGSSRGLRVNYFDRVYEIAATEAENPGAVGYRKFSPTGQQLAAAVRVKPFNGYARNLIKRVREECGVALEAVEVQPS; encoded by the coding sequence ATGACCGGCTCGGCGACGGAAAGACTGCTTGCCGCGGCAGGTGCGGTCCTGGGGGAAGAGGGATTCCGTGTGTCCGGTGACCCGGAATCCGTCGAGTCGCCCGGTTCCCGTGCTCTGGCGCGCACCGCCCATCGGGAAGCGAAGCGCCAGCGCAACATCGAGCGCATCCTGGAGCTGGCGCTCGCCGGGCCGACCGAAACCGAATCGGAGCTGCCGCTGCGCCCGGATTGGATGGATCTGTTTTTCCGGCTGGCGCAGGACGTCGGGGAGGCGGAAGCCCAGGCGTTCTGGGCTCGCGTGCTCGCGAAAGAAACGTCCGCGCCCGGATTCTATTCGCGCCGCTCGCTGGTCGCCCTCAGCCAGATGGACGAATGGGAACTGGCCGGCTTTTCGGAATACTGCGCCTTCGTTTTCGCCTTCGAATCCGGCTGGCGGTTCCTGTTCGACGAGTCCCTGACGCGGCAGGAGATGTGGAGCTACGTGCGCGGCAACGACCTGACCCAGCATTTCATCGGCATCGGGCTGCTGGCGCCGGAGCCCGGGGTTTTGAGCGGAAGTTCGCGCGGTCTTCGGGTGAACTATTTCGACCGGGTTTATGAAATCGCCGCCACGGAGGCGGAAAATCCGGGCGCCGTCGGTTACCGCAAGTTTTCGCCCACCGGCCAGCAGCTCGCCGCGGCCGTGCGGGTCAAGCCGTTCAACGGCTATGCCCGCAACCTGATCAAGCGGGTCAGGGAGGAGTGCGGCGTCGCGCTGGAGGCCGTCGAGGTTCAACCCTCCTGA
- the serS gene encoding serine--tRNA ligase, with the protein MLDPRLVRTQLEQTAQQLGRRGFSLDVEAFSALEERRKAVQVETQNLQNERNSRSKSIGQAKARGEDIEPLLAAVQGLGDQLKEKEAELSSIQERMETLLLGVPNILDADVPEGRSEADNVEIRRWGEPPQFGFEPQDHVDLAIGLGCADFEAAAKLTGSRFVVLTGPLARLQRALTQFMLDTHAGEHGYVETYVPFLVNADSLRGTGQLPKFEEDLFKVEHDPAFYLIPTAEVPVTNLVRDEIVEAERLPLKYVCHTPCFRSEAGSYGRDVRGLIRQHQFEKVELVQIVRPEDSGEAHEALTRHAEVVLERLGLPYRRVLLCAGDTGFSSAKTYDLEVWLPGQQAYREISSCSNFRDFQARRLQARWRNPETGKPELLHTLNGSGLAVGRTLVAVLENCQDEAGRIRVPEVLVPYMGGVNLIGPAA; encoded by the coding sequence ATGTTGGACCCACGCTTAGTCCGTACCCAACTGGAGCAGACCGCGCAGCAGCTCGGCCGCCGCGGATTTTCCCTGGACGTCGAGGCTTTCAGCGCCCTCGAAGAGCGCCGCAAGGCCGTGCAGGTGGAAACCCAGAACCTGCAGAACGAACGCAACAGCCGTTCCAAGTCCATCGGCCAGGCCAAGGCGCGGGGCGAGGACATCGAACCGTTGCTGGCGGCCGTGCAGGGGCTGGGGGATCAACTGAAGGAAAAGGAGGCCGAACTGTCGTCGATCCAGGAGCGCATGGAGACATTGCTGCTCGGCGTGCCCAACATCCTGGATGCCGACGTGCCCGAAGGCCGCAGCGAGGCGGACAACGTCGAGATCCGGCGCTGGGGCGAGCCGCCGCAATTCGGCTTCGAACCCCAGGACCACGTCGATCTCGCCATCGGCCTGGGCTGCGCGGATTTCGAAGCGGCCGCCAAACTGACCGGTTCGCGCTTCGTGGTCCTGACCGGACCCCTGGCGCGGCTGCAGCGCGCCCTGACTCAGTTCATGCTCGATACCCATGCCGGCGAGCATGGCTACGTCGAAACCTACGTGCCGTTCCTGGTCAACGCCGACAGCCTGCGCGGCACCGGCCAGCTTCCGAAGTTCGAGGAAGACCTGTTCAAGGTGGAGCACGATCCGGCGTTCTATCTGATTCCGACCGCCGAGGTTCCGGTGACCAACCTGGTGCGTGACGAGATCGTGGAGGCCGAACGCCTGCCGCTGAAATACGTCTGCCATACGCCGTGTTTCCGCAGCGAAGCCGGGTCCTATGGCCGCGATGTGCGGGGGCTGATCCGGCAGCACCAGTTCGAGAAGGTGGAACTGGTCCAGATCGTCCGTCCGGAAGACTCGGGCGAGGCCCACGAGGCGCTGACCCGTCATGCCGAAGTCGTCCTGGAGCGGCTCGGCCTGCCGTACCGGCGCGTTTTGCTGTGCGCGGGAGACACCGGCTTTTCCTCGGCCAAGACCTATGACCTGGAGGTCTGGCTGCCGGGCCAGCAAGCCTACCGGGAAATCTCGTCCTGCAGCAATTTCCGCGACTTCCAGGCGCGCCGGTTGCAGGCGCGCTGGCGCAATCCGGAAACGGGCAAACCGGAGCTGCTCCATACGCTCAACGGTTCGGGACTCGCCGTGGGGCGCACCCTGGTGGCCGTCCTGGAGAACTGCCAGGACGAGGCGGGGCGGATCCGGGTGCCGGAGGTCCTGGTGCCGTACATGGGCGGTGTGAACCTCATCGGGCCCGCCGCATGA
- a CDS encoding DUF190 domain-containing protein, whose protein sequence is MSGEVTFVRIYLREGEHVMRELVKHLQVTHEIAGLTVFQGTAGIGSDGKLRTASLVDLSLDLPLVVEFFDTPERVEAALADVVEKYQLRHVVTWPAKVHGATNPNEGE, encoded by the coding sequence ATGAGCGGAGAAGTGACTTTCGTCCGGATATATCTTCGGGAGGGCGAGCATGTCATGCGCGAGCTGGTGAAGCACTTGCAGGTCACGCATGAAATAGCCGGCCTCACGGTGTTTCAGGGCACGGCCGGCATCGGTTCCGACGGGAAGCTGCGTACCGCGAGCCTGGTGGACTTGTCGCTGGACCTGCCGCTGGTCGTCGAATTTTTCGATACGCCGGAGCGGGTCGAGGCGGCGCTCGCCGACGTCGTCGAAAAATACCAATTGCGTCATGTGGTGACCTGGCCGGCCAAGGTCCATGGTGCCACGAATCCCAACGAAGGAGAATGA
- the crcB gene encoding fluoride efflux transporter CrcB, with translation MNLSLVAIALGGAAGALARFWISNGLYGWLGRDFPHGTLFINVSGSFLMGFLAVLMVQRFALAAEYRAAVLVGFLGAYTTFSTFSLETLALFEEGSLLKAALNVLLSVVLCFAAVWVGTVLARRLAVGEIAALAGGPGLRVFGAACAAAFLAGFAAAHAFARAGFGPQLESLVLVALTGLVVMGTLAALVLTGTELRGPVELWGAFTLSAFAAVVFLSLGLALARGTG, from the coding sequence ATGAATCTGTCTCTGGTCGCGATCGCCCTGGGTGGAGCCGCCGGGGCGCTGGCGCGCTTCTGGATTTCCAACGGCCTGTACGGCTGGCTGGGACGGGATTTTCCGCATGGAACCCTGTTCATCAATGTCAGCGGCTCGTTTCTCATGGGATTTCTGGCGGTACTGATGGTCCAGCGTTTCGCCCTGGCGGCGGAATACCGGGCCGCCGTGCTGGTCGGCTTCCTCGGCGCCTACACGACGTTTTCGACGTTCTCCCTCGAAACGCTGGCGCTGTTCGAGGAGGGAAGCCTGCTCAAGGCTGCGCTCAACGTGCTGCTGAGCGTCGTTCTGTGCTTCGCGGCGGTCTGGGTCGGCACGGTGCTGGCACGCCGGCTGGCCGTCGGAGAGATCGCCGCGCTTGCCGGTGGGCCGGGGCTGCGGGTATTCGGGGCGGCTTGCGCGGCGGCCTTCCTGGCCGGTTTCGCCGCGGCCCATGCGTTCGCGCGGGCCGGATTCGGTCCGCAGCTCGAATCGCTGGTGCTGGTGGCCCTGACCGGTCTCGTCGTCATGGGCACGCTGGCCGCTCTGGTCCTGACGGGCACCGAGTTGCGGGGGCCGGTCGAGCTGTGGGGCGCCTTCACTCTGTCGGCGTTCGCCGCCGTGGTATTTCTCAGCCTGGGGCTGGCATTGGCAAGGGGGACGGGATGA